A window of the Gasterosteus aculeatus chromosome 21, fGasAcu3.hap1.1, whole genome shotgun sequence genome harbors these coding sequences:
- the dnajc13 gene encoding dnaJ homolog subfamily C member 13 isoform X6: MFPLYLQSRSCEKMNVIKENKDMACFYTTKHSWRGKYKRVFSVGTHGITTYNPTTLEVTNQWPYGDICGIGPVGKGQGTEFNLTFRKGSGKKSETLKFSTEHRTELLTEALRYRTEFSEGKITGRRYNCYKHHWSDTRKPVSLEVTPGGIDQIDPHTNRVVCSYDYRNVEGFVEVSDYQGGFCILSGGFGRLHLFASEHRDDIIRSAIEHAGNYIGITLRLRKEALTFEDFVTDRLGKYSSDESITSLAEFVVQKITPRHAEPVKRILALTETCLVERDPASYNIVTIKPFGEVFALICDVDNPQVFTVEFIRGQIRKFSSTERDSLLASLLDGVRASGNRDVCVKMAPTQRGQRWGLLSMPVDEEVESLHLKFLAAPPNGNFADAVFRFNANISYSGVLHAVTQDGLFSENKEKLINNAILALLSQELELPALNAELESHFQAIRRLVASKAGFQAFTQLPKFREKLGVKTVKALKRNNNSVTHAAVDMLCALMCPMHDDYDLRQEQLNKASLLSSKKFLENLLEKFITNVDHGTGALVISSLLDFLTFALCAPYSETTEGQQFDMLLEMVACDGRTLFKLFQHPSMAIVKGAGLVMKAIIEEGDKEIATKMQDLALSEGALPRHLHTSLFTISADQRMLTNRQLSRHLVGLWTAENPVAMNLLKRILPTGLLAYLDSPDPVPEKDMDRMHIRDNLKLAQDQLNRTKVPEWQRIAGKAAKEVEKFAKEKTDIVLMHWRDKMGIAQKEQDRNNLNPNQKPVILRKRRQRIKIEVNWELFYYRFQLDHARSNLIWNLRTREELRDALEGEMRAFSVDRELGSATVISWNHQEFEVKYECLSDEIKIGDYYLRLLLEEDENDESNAIKRSYEFFNELYHRFLLTPKVSMKCLCLQALAIVYGKCYEEIGPFTDTKYIVGMLDRCTDKLERDRLIIFLNKLILNKKNVKDVMDSNGVRILVDLLTMAHLHTNRATVPLQSNVLEASPDMKRESEKEWYFGNADKERRGPFSYEEMQEFWSTGVLTAKTRCWAQGMDGWRPLQAIPQLKWCLLATGQAVMNESDLATLILNMLITMCSYYPSRDQDNAIIRPLPKIKRMISDNACLPHIVQLLLTFDPILVEKVANVLYLVMQDNPNLQRLYLTGIFFFIMMYTGSNVLPVARFLKYTHLKQAFKSEESKGQDIVQRSVLGPVLPEAMVCYLENYEAERFSEIFLGEFDTPEAIWSSEMRRMMIEKIAAHIADFSPRLQSNTRALYQYCPIPVVSFPQLDNELFCNIYYLRHLCDTIRFPNWPIRDAVKLLKDTLEAWKREVEKKPPSMSVDDAYEVLNLPKGQGQHEESKIRKAYFRLAQKYHPDKNPEGRDMFEKVNKAYEFLCTKSARILDGPDPENIILILKAQSILFNRHKEELGPYKYAGYPMLIKTITMETEDELLFSKTSPLLPAAAELAFHTVNCSALNAEELRRDNGIEVLLEALSRCVAVLTASSKPDDMAVQVCGHVCKCYSVAAQFEECREKIIELPSIIRDLCHILFYGKGLPKTATLAVQCVSSFAVDFFLQTHLYHAGVLWHLLVHLFNYDYTLEESGVQASQDTNQQEVANSLAKLSLLALSRLGGYAQTPPAPDGNNPVSETNGIEGTPPENPTIRKSLAAMLTPYISRKLGTGSPAVVLKLLNSNSENPYLIWNNGTRAELLEFLEGQQEGNIKRGENDKSFGAEFLFTDHSKELIVGEIFVRVYNEQPTFPLEYPKAFAASLLDYVGSQAQYLHTLLAMSQSNKVESQQHAERLRYAEMSLEALRNVIRNNPGSESECIGHFKLLFSLLRVHGAGRVQQLVLEVVNTVTSNQECVSNISESLVLSNLLLLLHSLPSSRQMVLETLYALTSNTKIVKEAMAKGALIYLLDLFCNCTHPQVRTQTAELFSKMTSDKLVGPKVRLTLIRFLPGVFMDAMRDNAEAAVHIFEGTHENPELIWNDSSRETVSTTVREMMLEHFKQQKDNPDVNWKLPEDFTVAYGAGQGELEVGGVFLRIFIAQPGWVLRKPREFLVSLLETLTELLEKNNPNGEALETVCTAAVCLFSSQSQLADQVPPLGHLPRVLAALNHKNNAVPKSAIRLIHVLSDNELCVRSMSALETIGPLMTGMRSRADMAGLACEALNRMFQKEQTELVAQALRVELVPYLLKLLEGIGLETLDNPSATKAQIVKALKSMTRSLQYGEQVNEILAKSSVWSAFKDQKHDLFISESQTAGYLTGPGVAGYLTAGAGTPVMPNVPPPVDNDIGDQG; the protein is encoded by the exons ATGTTTCCCCTTTACCTTCAATCGCG GTCCTGTGAAAAGATGAATgtcatcaaagaaaacaaagacatggCATGTttctacaccaccaaacactcCTGGAGGGGAAA GTACAAGCGAGTCTTCTCGGTGGGGACGCATGGCATCACCACTTACAACCCGACCACGCTGGAAGTAACGAATCAG TGGCCTTATGGGGACATCTGCGGCATCGGCCCGGTAGGAAAAGGTCAGGGAACCGAGTTCAACCTCACATTCCGCAAAGGCAGCGGCAAGAAGTCCGAGACACTCAAGTTCTCCACCGAGCACCGGACCGAGCTGCTCACGGAAGCTCTG AGATATAGAACAGAGTTTTCAGAGGGTAAAATAACTGGCAGG CGTTACAACTGCTACAAGCACCACTGGAGTGACACGCGCAAGCCGGTGAGTTTAGAGGTGACCCCGGGCGGCATCGACCAGATCGACCCGCACACCAATCGTGTCGTGTGTTCCTACGACTACCGAAACGTGGAGGGATTCGTCGAGGTCTCTGATTACCAGGGAGGATTCTGCATCCTTTCAGGGGGCTTCGGCAGGCTG cACCTGTTTGCCTCGGAGCACCGGGATGACATCATCCGTAGCGCCATAGAGCACGCTGGGAACTATATCGGTATCACGCTGCGGCTGAGGAAGGAGGCGCTGACCTTTGAGGATTTTGTGACGGACCGGCTGGGGAAGTACAGCTCGGACGAGAGCATCACTTCACTGGCTGAGTTCGTGGTGCAGAAGATCACCCCTCGACACGCG GAGCCTGTCAAGCGCATTCTGGCCCTGACAGAGACTTGTCTAGTGGAGAGAGACCCTGCTTCATACAACATAGTCACCATCAAACCCTTCGGAGAG gtATTTGCCCTCATCTGTGACGTAGACAACCCTCAGGTGTTTACAGTTGAATTCATCCGAGGTCAAATCAGAAAGTTTTCCTCCACAGAAAG ggACTCCCTGTTGGCCAGCCTGCTCGATGGCGTCCGGGCATCAGGCAACAGGGACGTGTGCGTCAAAATGGCCCCCACACAGCGAGGGCAGAGATGGGGCCTACTGAGCATGCCCGTggacgaggaggtggagagtTTGCACCTCAAATTCCTGGCAGCACCTCCTA ATGGAAACTTTGCAGACGCGGTGTTCAGATTCAACGCGAACATCTCCTACAGCGGCGTGCTGCACGCTGTAACCCAAGAC GGCCTCTTCTCTGAGAACAAAGAGAAGCTCATCAACAATGCCATCCTGGCTCTTCTGTCCCAGGAGCTCGAGCTGCCGGCCCTGAACGCCGAGCTGGAGAGCCATTTCCAGGCCATCCGACGCTTGGTGGCCTCCAAGGCCGGCTTCCAAGCCTTTACCCAGCTGCCGAA GTTCAGGGAGAAGTTGGGCGTGAAGACAGTCAaagctttaaaaaggaacaacaaCAGTGTGACACATGCCGCTGTGGACATGCTCTGTGCTCTTATGTGT CCGATGCACGATGATTATGACCTGCGGCAGGAGCAGCTGAACAAAGCCTCTCTGCTGTCCTCCAAGAAGTTCCTGGAGAACCTCCTTGAAAAATTCATCACTAATGTG gacCACGGAACAGGAGCTCTGGTCATCAGCTCCTTACTGGACTTCTTGACGTTTGCACTCTGCGCCCCCTACAGTGAAACCACCGAGGGGCAACAGTTTGACATGCTGCTGGAGATGGTTGCCTGTGATGGACGCACCTTGTTCAAACTCTTCCAG CATCCCTCAATGGCGATAGTGAAGGGGGCAGGCTTGGTGATGAAGGCCATCATTGAG gAAGGAGACAAGGAAATAGCCACCAAGATGCAGGACCTGGCCTTGAGTGAAGGGGCTCTTCCGCGGCATCTGCATACTTCTCTGTTCACGATCAGCGCTGACCAGCGGATGCTTACCAACAG GCAGCTGAGTCGTCACCTGGTGGGACTCTGGACGGCGGAAAACCCGGTTGCCATGAACCTTCTGAAAAGGATACTG CCAACAGGCCTGCTGGCTTACCTGGACAGCCCCGATCCAGTCCCTGAGAAAGATATGGATCGAATGCACATCCGCGACAACTTGAAACTTGCCCAG GACCAGCTAAATCGAACCAAGGTGCCCGAATGGCAGCGGATAGCCGGCAAAGCAGCCAAAGAGGTGGAGAAGTTTGCCAAGGAGAAGACCGATATCGTGTTGATGCACTGGAGGGATAAAATGGGCATAGCCCAGAAGGAG CAGGACAGAAATAACCTG AATCCGAATCAAAAGCCTGTCATCCTACGGAAGAGACGGCAGAGAATAAAGATTGAAGTCAACTGGGAACTTTTCTACTACAG ATTCCAGCTGGACCACGCACGGTCCAACCTCATCTGGAACCTGAGGACGAGGGAGGAGCTGCGAGACGCTCTGGAGGGGGAGATGCGCGCCTTCAGCGTCGACCGCGAGCTCGGCAGTGCCACCGTCATCTCCTGGAACCACCAAGAGTTTGAG GTGAAATATGAGTGCCTTTCCGATGAGATAAAGATTGGGGATTATTACCTGCGTCTGCTGCTTGAGGAAGATGAAAATGACGAATCGAATGCCATCAAGAGATC ATATGAGTTCTTCAATGAACTCTACCATCGCTTTCTGCTTACACCCAAAGTCTCGATGAAGTGCCTGTGCCTGCAGGCGCTCGCTATAGTCTACGGGAAGTGCTACGAGGAGATTGGCCCCTTCACAGACACAAAATACATCGTGGGCATGCTGGACCGA TGTACAGACAAACTAGAAAGAGACAGACTCATCATCTTCCTCAACAAACTCATTCTCAACAAG aaaaatgtgAAGGATGTGATGGACTCGAATGGAGTCCGTATATTGGTGGATCTGCTCACTATGGCTCATCTGCACACCAACAGAGCTACTGTGCCCCTGCAG AGCAACGTGCTGGAGGCGTCCCCAGACATgaagagggagagcgagaaagagtGGTACTTTGGTAACGCagacaaagaaagaagaggaccttTCAGTTATGAGGAG ATGCAGGAATTTTGGAGCACAGGTGTCCTGACTGCAAAGACACGCTGCTGGGCTCAGGGGATGGATGGCTGGCGCCCCCTGCAGGCCATTCCCCAGCTAAAATGGTGCCTCCTGGCCACTGGACAGGCAGTGATGAACGAGTCCGACCTGGCTACACTAATCCTTAACATGCTCATCACCATGTGCTCCTATTACCCCAGCAG GGACCAAGACAATGCCATTATCCGTCCTTTACCTAAAATCAAGAGGATGATCAGCGACAATGCTTGCCTCCCTCACATTGTCCAG ctgctgctgacctttgaccccataCTGGTGGAAAAGGTGGCTAACGTTCTGTATCTGGTGATGCAGGACAATCCTAATTTGCAGCGCCTCTATTTAACTGggatcttcttcttcatcatgaTGTACACAGGCTCCAACGTGCTTCCTGTAGCaag gttccTGAAGTACACACATCTGAAACAAGCCTTCAAATCAGAGGAG TCTAAAGGTCAGGACATAGTGCAGCGTAGTGTTCTGGGACCGGTGCTGCCTGAAGCCATGGTGTGTTATCTGGAGAACTACGAGGCTGAGCGCTTCTCGGAAATATTCCTCGGAGAGTTTGACACGCCGGAGGCCATTTGGAGCAGCGAGATGAG GCGGATGATGATCGAGAAGATTGCCGCCCACATCGCTGACTTCAGCCCCAGGCTGCAGAGCAACACGCGGGCCCTCTACCAGTACTGCCCCATCCCCGTGGTCAGCTTCCCTCAGCTGGACAACGAGCTCTTCTGCAACATCTACTACCTCAGACATCTATGTGACACCATCCGCTTCCCCAACTGGCCCATTCGAGACGCT GTGAAGCTGCTAAAAGACACCCTTGAAGCCTggaagagggaggtggagaaaaAGCCTCCCTCCATGTCCGTAGATGATGCATACGAAGTCCTCAACCTCCCCAAAGGACAGGGGCA GCACGAGGAGAGTAAAATCAGGAAAGCTTACTTCAGACTGGCGCAAAAGTACCATCCAGACAAGAACCCAGAGGGCAGG GACATGTTCGAGAAAGTCAATAAAGCCTACGAGTTCCTTTGTACAAAGTCTGCCCGAATCCTGGACGGCCCGGATCCAGAGaacatcatcctcatcctcaaaGCACAGAGCATCCTGTTCAACCGACACAAAGAAG AACTGGGACCTTACAAATATGCGGGGTACCCAATGCTCATCAAGACCATCACAATGGAAACCGAGGATGAGCTCCTCTTCTCCAaaacctcccctctcctccctgctgccgcTGAGCTCGCCTTCCACACCGTCAACTGCTCGGCTCTCAATGCAGAGGAGCTGCGCCGTGACAACGGCATCGAG gtgctgctggaggctcTTTCTCGGTGTGTTGCTGTTTTAACTGCATCCAGCAAACCTGATGACATGGCTGTGCAG GTGTGCGGGCACGTCTGTAAGTGCTACAGTGTAGCAGCCCAGTTTGAGGAATGCAGGGAAAAGATCATCGAACTTCCCAGCATCATCAGAGACCTTTGTCACATCTTGTTCTACGGAAAG GGTCTCCCAAAAACAGCCACCCTGGCAGTGCAGTGCGTGAGCTCCTTCGCCGTGGATTTTTTCCTACAGACCCATCTGTACCACGCTGGTGTCCTCTGGCACCTGCTGGTCCACCTCTTCAACTACGACTACACTCTGGAGGAGAGCGGCGTGCAGGCCAGCCAGGACACAAACCAGCAGGAGGTGGCAAACAGCCTGGCCAAGCTCAGCCTGCTCGCTCTCAGCCGTCTGGGAGGCTACGCCCAGACACCACCTGCACCAGACGGCAACAATCCTGTGTCAGAGACCAACGGCATTGAGGGCACGCCTCCGGAGAACCCCACCATCCGAAAGAGCTTAgcggccatgctgacgccttaCATCTCCCGGAAGCTGGGAACAGGATCCCCTGCTGTG gtCTTGAAGCTGCTGAATAGCAACTCGGAGAACCCCTACTTGATCTGGAACAATGGAACCAGAGCCGAGCTGCTCGAGTTCCTGGAGGGTCAACAGGAGGGAAACATCAAGAGG GGGGAGAATGATAAAAGCTTCGGTGCCGAGTTTTTGTTCACTGATCACAGCAAAGAGCTGATAGTTGGGGAGATCTTTGTGCGGGTCTACAATGAGCAACCGACTTTTCCTCTTGAG TACCCCAAAGCCTTTGCAGCAAGTCTTCTGGACTACGTAGGCTCCCAGGCCCAGTACCTGCACACTCTGCTGGCCATGAGTCAGAGTAACAAAGTAGAGTCCCAGCAGCACGCCGAGAGGCTCCGCTACGCTGAGATGTCTTTAGAGGCTCTCCGCAATGTCATCAGGAACAACCCCG GTTCGGAGTCCGAGTGTATCGGCCATTTCAAACTGCTCTTTTCTCTGTTGCGGGTTCACGGAGCTGGCAGAGTACAGCAGCTAGTTTTGGAG GTTGTAAATACAGTGACGTCAAACCAAGAATGCGTGAGCAACATTTCTGAGTCGCTGGTGTTGTCCAACCTTCTGTTGCTGCTGCACTCACTCCCCTCAA GCAGGCAAATGGTGCTGGAAACCTTGTATGCACTGACTTCTAACACTAAGATCGTGAAAGAGGCTATGGCGAAAG GTGCTCTGATCTACTTACTAGACCtcttctgtaactgcacacatcCCCAAGTTCGCACGCAGACCGCTGAGCTCTTCTCCAAGATGACCTCAGACAAGCTGGTCGGGCCAAAG GTGCGTCTAACGCTAATCCGTTTCCTTCCTGGCGTCTTCATGGACGCCATGAGAGACAACGCGGAAGCAGCCGTGCACATATTCGAGGGAACGCACGAGAACCCTGAGCTCATCTGGAATGACAGCTCCAGGGAGACGGTGTCCACTACTGTCCGGGAGATGATGCTTGA GCACTTTAAGCAGCAGAAGGATAATCCTGATGTGAACTGGAAA TTGCCGGAGGACTTCACGGTGGCTTATGGAGCAGGACAGGGCGAACTAGAAGTCGGTGGCGTCTTCTTGCGCATCTTTATTGCTCAGCCAGGATGGGTGCTTCGAAAGCCGCGAGAGTTCTTGGTCTCTCTTCTAGAGACCCTgacggagctgctggagaaaaaCAACCCCAAT GGTGAGGCCCTGGAGACGGTCTGCACGGCGGCGGTCTGCCTGTTCAGCTCACAGAGCCAGCTGGCCGACCAGGTCCCTCCTCTGGGTCACCTGCCTCGTGTCCTGGCAGCACTCAACCACAAGAACAACGCAGTGCCCAAGAGCGCCATCCGGCTCATCCACGTGCTGTCAGACAACGAG CTGTGCGTGCGCTCCATGTCTGCTCTGGAAACTATCGGCCCCCTCATGACTGGGATGAGATCTCGCGCCGACATGGCCGGGTTGGCTTGTGAAGCTCTCAACCGCATGTTCCAGAAAGAGCAGACGGAACTAGTGGCCCAG GCTCTCAGAGTGGAGCTGGTCCCGTATCTCCTGAAGCTGTTAGAAGGAATCGGCCTGGAGACATTAGACAACCCTTCAGCTACTAAAGCCCAGATCGTAAAGGCTCTCAAGTCCATGACTCGCAGTCTGCAGTACGGAGAGCAG GTTAATGAGATTCTTGCAAAGTCTTCAGTGTGGAGTGCCTTCAAAGACCAGAAACACGACCTCTTCATCTCCGAGTCTCAGACCGCAGGTTACCTGACAG